The genomic window CTTTTTCTTTTTGGCAGCTGGTAGGCCCTTGTAGAGACAAGGACGGTTATAAAGAGGGCCTAATGATTGGCAAAGAAGAAGCCATCAGTGGTGTTGGAGGAGGTATGTGCCAGTTCACCAACTTAATTCATTGGATCATCTTGCATACACCATTTGAAATCATTGAACATCACCATCACGATGGGCTGGATCTTTTTCCTGATTTCGGACGCGTGATTCCGTTTGGAACCGGCACTTCTATTGTCTATAATTATTTGGACTATCGGTTTAAAAATACGACCGATCAAACGTATCAACTGGTTACCTATATTGATGAAGCCTATTTGCATGGAGAGCTTTATGCAGAAAAGGAACAGCCCTACAGCTACCATATCAAAGTGGAAAATGAATATTTTAGTCGTGAGCAAGGGGTTGTTTATCGTAACGGAAAAATCTATCGTCATATTATTGAAAAACGAACGGGAAATACACTAAAAAAAGAGCTGATCAAAACCAACCATGCAAAAGTTGTTTATGACACCTCTCATTTAACTATCATCGATCAATGATGTCTGAATAGCTTTTACTATTTTTAAAGTGGCTGGGACATAACTCAATTCCTACGCCTTATCTACACTTAAATTCAAATAAACAGTGGGCCAGAAGCAGTTTCTTCAACAATAAGCTTCTGGCCCAACCTCTTATACATTATTCGTTTGTTTCTCCCATCGCAACTCTTAATGCTGCTGCTAATGGACTTTCTTCCGGTTCGTCCTTTTGAGAATATTTCTTCATCAGACGACGTTCCTCATGCTTCGTAATTTTCTTACTACGCTGTTTCTTGTCCTCTATTTTTTCGCTTATTGAACAATTATTACACTTGAAATAGGCACCATTTTTTCCTTCAATAATGACCATCTTCTTGTGACATTGCGGACAACGATGATTGGTTGTTTTTGGATCTTTCCGTCTTCTATAGCTACATTCCTGACTAGAACAAACATAAATTTTCCCATCTCTGGTATTTTTCTCTCTTAAATTCTCGCCACAGTCCGGACATTTTTTCTGCGTAATCGAAAAATCCTGGTATTTGCTTTCACTTTTTTTGATCTCACTGACCAGACGTTTCGTATCAGCTTCGATTTCTTTCAAGAAAGCCGTGCTGTTCTTCCTCCCTTTGGCAATGTCCTCTAATGCTTTTTCCCAGTTCTCAGTTAGCTCTGGCGTAACAAGAGATGGATTGACCAATTGAAGCAACTGCTTACCTTTCGGAGATACCTGTAAGCCTTGTGGTGTTCGCTCCATCAACTCTGATTTAATCAGTTTTTCGATGATCTCAGCTCTCGTTGCAGGCGTCCCAAGACTGTGCTTCTCCATGGCACCAAGTAAACTACCTTCACTCAACGCTTTAGGCGGTGCGGTCAATTCCTTATTGATTGTGAAATTCGCCGGAACAACCATGCCGACCTTCCAATCCGCACGAACAATCGCATCTTCTTTTTCCTGTTTCCAGCCAGCCTCTTCCACTTTATTCTGACGGAAGATAAACTGCTCTTTGCCAAACTGAACCGTGATTTTTCGTTGATTGGCACGATGCGGCTTCGCGAAAAGACCTAAGAAGCGATTAACGATCATAAGATAAATCTTCTGTTCATCATTGCTTAGTTTTTCAAATCTCGGGGCTTGTTCTGTCGGTATCAAAGCGTGGTGATCGCTGACTTTACTATCATTGAACACTTTATCTTGAACAACCTTGCCACCATTTTTCAAATAAGCTTTGGCTTCTGGGAAGCTAGTACTAATTGCCTGTAACCGTTCTTTCATTGTCGCTTTCATATCTGTAGTCAAATATTTACTATCTGTCCGCGGATACGTCACGATTTTATGAAACTCATATAAACTCTGAACAAGTGAAAGCGTCTTTTTCGCCGAAAACTGATAGCGTTGGTTGGCGTCTCTTTGTACCTCGGTCAAATCATAAGGTAGTGGGGCTTGCTCCGTTTTGATTTTATCCTGAATATCAGAGACTTTTCCTTTTTGCTTACTCAGCTCCTTCACAAAGCTTTCCACTTCATTCCGCTCTTTGAAAGCAAATTGATTTTTTTGTTGCAGTCGCCCCTTTTCCTTTTCATGTAGTAAATCGACAGTGAAGTAAGTCTGTGGACGAAACGCTTCAATCTTCTTCTCCTGATCACGAACAAGTGCCAGTGTTGGGGTTTGAACACGTCCAGCAGATAAATTATCCTGATATTTTACCGTCAATGCACGTGTGACATTCAGCCCCACCAACCAGTCTGCTTTTGCTCTAGCCAAAGCGGAATAATACAGATTGTCGTATTCTTTTGCCGGCCTTAATTTTTTAAAGCCATCGTTGATCGCCTTATCTGTTTGAGAGGATATCCATAACCGTTTGACTGGTTTATCGAAGCGAATATATTCTAAAATCCATCGAGCGACCAGCTCCCCTTCACGTCCGGCATCTGTCGCGATAACCACTTCACCAATGTCTTTACGATTTGCCAGCTGCT from Enterococcus sp. 9E7_DIV0242 includes these protein-coding regions:
- a CDS encoding VanW family protein, whose protein sequence is MGRKLFCEISPTTYKISMAKNRVGRTIHDKLSKHLFASEKRKRHLPVSIYKHRSLMRRKLGNVDLHLQNNKVVNLSLSTPKVSGILIKPGETFSFWQLVGPCRDKDGYKEGLMIGKEEAISGVGGGMCQFTNLIHWIILHTPFEIIEHHHHDGLDLFPDFGRVIPFGTGTSIVYNYLDYRFKNTTDQTYQLVTYIDEAYLHGELYAEKEQPYSYHIKVENEYFSREQGVVYRNGKIYRHIIEKRTGNTLKKELIKTNHAKVVYDTSHLTIIDQ
- a CDS encoding DNA topoisomerase 3, with product MSKKQLIIAEKPSVAKDLSRVLKANNKNKSYYEGPTAIVTWALGHLLGLKMPEDINKEWQSWQMETLPMLPKQLGIKPLPKTGHQLKAIKQLANRKDIGEVVIATDAGREGELVARWILEYIRFDKPVKRLWISSQTDKAINDGFKKLRPAKEYDNLYYSALARAKADWLVGLNVTRALTVKYQDNLSAGRVQTPTLALVRDQEKKIEAFRPQTYFTVDLLHEKEKGRLQQKNQFAFKERNEVESFVKELSKQKGKVSDIQDKIKTEQAPLPYDLTEVQRDANQRYQFSAKKTLSLVQSLYEFHKIVTYPRTDSKYLTTDMKATMKERLQAISTSFPEAKAYLKNGGKVVQDKVFNDSKVSDHHALIPTEQAPRFEKLSNDEQKIYLMIVNRFLGLFAKPHRANQRKITVQFGKEQFIFRQNKVEEAGWKQEKEDAIVRADWKVGMVVPANFTINKELTAPPKALSEGSLLGAMEKHSLGTPATRAEIIEKLIKSELMERTPQGLQVSPKGKQLLQLVNPSLVTPELTENWEKALEDIAKGRKNSTAFLKEIEADTKRLVSEIKKSESKYQDFSITQKKCPDCGENLREKNTRDGKIYVCSSQECSYRRRKDPKTTNHRCPQCHKKMVIIEGKNGAYFKCNNCSISEKIEDKKQRSKKITKHEERRLMKKYSQKDEPEESPLAAALRVAMGETNE